A window from Musa acuminata AAA Group cultivar baxijiao chromosome BXJ3-10, Cavendish_Baxijiao_AAA, whole genome shotgun sequence encodes these proteins:
- the LOC104000807 gene encoding N-(5'-phosphoribosyl)anthranilate isomerase 1, chloroplastic isoform X2: MATVAVACSHSQLPSLHRSGQSRSGLLSISCLKTNCPGPVNAIECSSTEEGLKMIKPIVKMCGITSAKDAEMAANAGASLIGMIIWPNSKRSVSPKVAKEISKVARDCGAKPVGVFVDDDADTILRASDAAELEFVQLHGNGSRSTLPILLQQNQIIYVLHVDENGNLLNHVSDEESSLVDWFLVDSAQGGSGKGFNWQRFQLPSMRSKYGWLLAGGLHADNVCEAVTTLMPDGVDVSSGICGSDGIQKDPSRISSFMNKVKSLSY; the protein is encoded by the exons ATGGCTACTGTTGCTGTCGCATGTTCACATTCGCAGCTTCCTTCGTTGCACCGCAGTG GGCAATCAAGATCTGGACTATTAAGCATATCATGCCTTAAGACCAACTGTCCTGGTCCTGTGAATGCTATTGAATGTTCATCAACTGAAGAGGGACTGAAGATGATTAAGCCTATAGTCAAGATGTGTGGTATTACATCAGCCAAAGATGCTGAAATGGCTGCAAATGCTGGTGCTAGCCTCATTGGCATGATCATTTGGCCAAATTCAAAGCGTTCTGTGTCGccaaaggtggcaaaagaaatatccAAAGTTGCACGAGACTGTGGAGCAAAGCCTGTTGGTGTGTTTGTAGATGATGATGCGGATACAATACTACGTGCTTCTGATGCAGCTGAGCTTGAGTTTGTTCAG CTTCATGGGAATGGTTCCCGTTCCACACTCCCAATCCTCTTACAGCAAAACCAAATCATATATGTCCTCCATGTTGATGAAAACGGAAACCTTCTCAATCATGTCTCCGATGAGGAATCTTCGTTAGTTGATTGGTTTCTAGTAGATAGCGCACAAGGTGGCAG TGGCAAAGGATTTAATTGGCAAAGGTTTCAGCTGCCATCCATGAGAAGCAAATATGGGTGGCTTTTAGCTGGAGGACTTCATGCTGACAATGTTTGCGAAGCAGTCACTACTCTTATGCCTGATGGAGTCGATGTTAGTAGTGGCATTTGTGGCTCTGATGGCATCCAAAAGGATCCCTCGAGAATCTCTTCCTTCATGAACAAAGTAAAATCTTTGAGCTATTGA
- the LOC104000807 gene encoding N-(5'-phosphoribosyl)anthranilate isomerase 1, chloroplastic isoform X1 — translation MLTDLWDSNPIVSRSERERERRSQTKQRSTLPIRDQTVKMATVAVACSHSQLPSLHRSGQSRSGLLSISCLKTNCPGPVNAIECSSTEEGLKMIKPIVKMCGITSAKDAEMAANAGASLIGMIIWPNSKRSVSPKVAKEISKVARDCGAKPVGVFVDDDADTILRASDAAELEFVQLHGNGSRSTLPILLQQNQIIYVLHVDENGNLLNHVSDEESSLVDWFLVDSAQGGSGKGFNWQRFQLPSMRSKYGWLLAGGLHADNVCEAVTTLMPDGVDVSSGICGSDGIQKDPSRISSFMNKVKSLSY, via the exons ATGTTAACGGATCTTTGGGATAGCAATCCAATCGTCAGtcgaagtgagagagagagagagaggcgaagcCAAACCAAACAGAGATCGACTTTGCCGATTAGAGACCAAACAGTG AAAATGGCTACTGTTGCTGTCGCATGTTCACATTCGCAGCTTCCTTCGTTGCACCGCAGTG GGCAATCAAGATCTGGACTATTAAGCATATCATGCCTTAAGACCAACTGTCCTGGTCCTGTGAATGCTATTGAATGTTCATCAACTGAAGAGGGACTGAAGATGATTAAGCCTATAGTCAAGATGTGTGGTATTACATCAGCCAAAGATGCTGAAATGGCTGCAAATGCTGGTGCTAGCCTCATTGGCATGATCATTTGGCCAAATTCAAAGCGTTCTGTGTCGccaaaggtggcaaaagaaatatccAAAGTTGCACGAGACTGTGGAGCAAAGCCTGTTGGTGTGTTTGTAGATGATGATGCGGATACAATACTACGTGCTTCTGATGCAGCTGAGCTTGAGTTTGTTCAG CTTCATGGGAATGGTTCCCGTTCCACACTCCCAATCCTCTTACAGCAAAACCAAATCATATATGTCCTCCATGTTGATGAAAACGGAAACCTTCTCAATCATGTCTCCGATGAGGAATCTTCGTTAGTTGATTGGTTTCTAGTAGATAGCGCACAAGGTGGCAG TGGCAAAGGATTTAATTGGCAAAGGTTTCAGCTGCCATCCATGAGAAGCAAATATGGGTGGCTTTTAGCTGGAGGACTTCATGCTGACAATGTTTGCGAAGCAGTCACTACTCTTATGCCTGATGGAGTCGATGTTAGTAGTGGCATTTGTGGCTCTGATGGCATCCAAAAGGATCCCTCGAGAATCTCTTCCTTCATGAACAAAGTAAAATCTTTGAGCTATTGA